A region from the Pelobates fuscus isolate aPelFus1 chromosome 1, aPelFus1.pri, whole genome shotgun sequence genome encodes:
- the SLC46A3 gene encoding lysosomal proton-coupled steroid conjugate and bile acid symporter SLC46A3, with protein sequence MKQFRLVEPVVAVYCFASFVSFPLGQQYIYHRLWNEEFNSSVPYSDNVSQCETNQSSPNFIHQKEVQKQASFFSTKLDLSALIPSLVMSLILVSYGDRHGRKASLLLPSIGGLLSVGVYFSASFFSLPLEILYASTVISGLLGSFATFIGGCFSYVADTARDVQSKNIRIAFLDMVLGVSSGIAGIASGYFMREFGFKVSFAIPALLHIINIFYIVFLLEETVKKAEYQQDVFSKEGFKELFSGVYYMFKHASCKNRVVISLLLFAFMFYLFANLGPSSLFTLYELDSPLCWNSVLIGWGSAFSTFCFVASFLGVYFFSRCLQDAYIVFIGMISWITGVILAAFAHTTVFMMLVRIPLLFAAMPLPVLRSMMSKVVSESQQGALFACIACLESLTGILGLAVFNTIYASTVTWFPGFSFLLSAGLCLLPFGVVWLLLCIGYQERNHVLLVNEDVSTEEES encoded by the exons ATGAAGCAGTTCCGTCTCGTTGAACCTGTGGTTGCCGTGTACTGTTTTGCAAGCTTTGTAAGCTTTCCACTAGGCcaacaatatatatatcacaggctATGGAATGAGGAGTTCAACTCCAGTGTTCCGTACAGTGACAATGTATCACAGTGTGAGACCAATCAAAGCAGCCCCAACTTTATTCATCAAAAG gAAGTTCAGAAGCAAGCATCATTTTTTTCTACCAAGTTGGATTTAAGTGCTCTTATACCAAGCCTTGTGATGTCTTTAATCCTTGTATCGTATGGAGATCGACATGGACGCAAAGCATCCCTACTTTTGCCCTCAATCGGTGGCTTATTGtctgtaggagtttatttttctgCCTCCTTCTTTTCTCTGCCCTTAGAAATATTATACGCGTCCACTGTCATCAGTGGTCTCCTTGGAAGCTTCGCAACATTCATTGGGGGGTGTTTTTCTTACGTAGCAGATACAGCTAGAGATGTTCAGAGCAAAAACATACGGATCGCTTTTCTAGATATGGTCCTAGGCGTTTCAAGTGGCATTGCAGGAATTGCATCTGGATATTTTATGAGAGAATTTGGTTTTAAAGTGTCATTTGCCATCCCAGCGTTACTTCACATaattaacattttttatattgtttttttactgGAAGAAACTGTTAAAAAAGCAGAATATCAACAAGATGTTTTCAGCAAAGAAGGATTTAAGGAACTCTTTTCCGGAGTGTACTATATGTTTAAACATGCATCTTGCAAGAATCGGGTTGTTATAAGtctcttgctgtttgcgttcatgTTCTACTTATTTGCCAATTTGGGACCAAGTTCCCTATTTACACTGTATGAGCTGGACTCGCCCCTATGTTGGAATTCTGTTCTCATCGGATGGGGATCAGCCTTCTCCACATTTTGCTTTGTGGCAAGTTTTTTGGGAGTTTACTTCTTTTCCCGATGTCTTCAAGATGCATACATTGTCTTTATTGGAATGATCTCCTGGATAACAGGAGTAATCTTGGCTGCTTTTGCGCATACCACTGTCTTTATGATGCTAG TGAGAATCCCACTACTTTTTGCCGCTATGCCTCTACCAGTGCTGAGGTCTATGATGTCTAAAGTGGTTTCTGAAAGTCAACAAG GAGCACTGTTTGCCTGCATTGCATGCTTGGAGAGTTTAACTGGAATCCTGGGACTGGCAGTTTTTAATACTATTTACGCATCCACAGTTACGTGGTTTCCTGGATTTAGTTTTCTGCTATCAGCTGGGCTCTGCCTACTTCCTTTTGGTGTTGTATG GCTCTTGCTCTGCATTGGTTACCAAGAACGAAATCACGTCCTTCTTGTTAATGAGGATGTATCTACCGAAGAGGAATCTTGA